One genomic segment of Methanothermobacter wolfeii includes these proteins:
- a CDS encoding signal peptidase I codes for MTDRRELLEAGAYLLLLLLAITASQHMNVVVSGSMEPVFYRGDIVIIEKTDFFGISELDPKTLKVGDIIIYDATWFPEPVIHRVIKVGRDAGGEKYYVTKGDNNPSPDPAPVYPSQVKARVLTVNSQPVMIPKVGYLTIWLKGL; via the coding sequence ATGACCGATAGAAGGGAACTCCTTGAAGCAGGCGCATACCTCCTGCTCCTCCTACTCGCCATCACTGCATCACAGCACATGAACGTTGTGGTCTCAGGGAGCATGGAGCCCGTCTTCTACAGGGGGGATATAGTCATTATAGAGAAGACCGATTTCTTCGGGATCAGTGAACTGGACCCCAAAACCCTGAAGGTTGGGGATATCATAATCTATGATGCCACTTGGTTCCCTGAACCCGTGATACACAGGGTGATAAAGGTTGGAAGGGATGCTGGTGGAGAGAAATATTACGTCACAAAGGGTGATAACAACCCCTCCCCTGACCCGGCACCCGTATATCCGTCGCAGGTGAAGGCCAGGGTCCTGACGGTGAACTCGCAGCCGGTCATGATACCGAAGGTGGGATACCTGACCATCTGGTTGAAGGGTCTTTAG